One genomic window of Mus caroli chromosome 12, CAROLI_EIJ_v1.1, whole genome shotgun sequence includes the following:
- the Nkx2-8 gene encoding homeobox protein Nkx-2.8: MATSGRLGFTVRSLLNLPEQDAQPRVRREQQTCVPQTAAWLESERSHYLSSDESGLETSPADSSQLASLRRASPSSDREKRRKRRVLFSKAQTLELERRFRQQRYLSAPEREQLARLLRLTPTQVKIWFQNHRYKLKRGRAPGITEPSDMAASSDLHAAPGLLRRVVVPVLVHDGPTSNNGRGEGTSAMPQDKCSARPATACPVPGYTAFGPGSALGLFPAYQHLAPPALVSWNW; encoded by the exons ATGGCCACCTCTGGACGTCTTGGCTTCACGGTGCGCAGCCTCCTGAATTTACCCGAACAGGATGCGCAGCCCAGGGTGAGGCGCGAGCAACAGACGTGCGTTCCACAGACCGCCGCCTGGCTGGAGTCGGAGCGCAGCCACTACCTGT CCTCGGATGAGAGCGGCCTGGAGACAAGCCCTGCAGACTCGTCGCAGCTGGCTTCCCTCAGGAGGGCGTCCCCCAGCTCCGAccgggagaagaggaggaagcggCGGGTGCTGTTCTCCAAGGCCCAGACCTTGGAGTTGGAGCGGCGCTTTCGGCAGCAGCGCTACCTGTCGGCGCCCGAGCGTGAACAGCTGGCTCGACTCCTGCGCCTCACGCCCACGCAGGTCAAGATCTGGTTCCAGAACCACCGCTACAAGCTGAAGCGAGGGCGAGCGCCTGGGATCACAGAGCCTTCGGATATGGCAGCATCATCTGATCTGCACGCCGCTCCCGGCCTGCTGCGCCGCGTAGTGGTACCCGTGCTGGTTCACGACGGGCCAACGAGCAACAACGGCAGAGGTGAGGGGACCTCTGCCATGCCCCAGGACAAGTGCAGCGCACGCCCGGCCACTGCGTGTCCGGTGCCAGGCTACACCGCCTTCGGACCGGGCTCGGCCCTAGGCCTCTTTCCAGCCTACCAGCACTTAGCACCACCAGCTCtggtctcctggaactggtga